GAGTAGCTGCCAATTGGTACAAATCCTTTTTACTCTGCTCCATATGCTTTATCGTACTGATCCTTGGGAGCACTCTCTTCATAGACCTTGTCTTGTGTGTCCAGTGCTGAAACTTTCTCAAATACGACGACTACATATTTGTCGCGAGCGGTTGATGCTCCCTTTTTGGGATAAGCTTTGTCCCAGAACTTCACTGGCTTCCAGTCAGTACTCTCGGTGAACGAGCTGAACTTGGTGCGATTCTGATTATCTGAGTATCCAGCATCCCATATAAATACGGTGCCTTGCGGAAGTTTGAATAAAGGAGAGTTCTCTAAGTCTACTCGCTCCTTGGTTGCCCATATTCCCTGCGTAAACGGATGAGCCACGTGGCTTGCCAACACGAGAGTGTCTTCCGGGTAATGCTCAGCAACCCACTGAGAAGCATCGACTACTCGCTGAGATAATTCGCCCTTTTCCATGGGCTTGGCCACAAGGCCGTAGTGCTGCTCCTTGTCTCCTTGATTGATCGCTTCCCAATCTTGGTAGACCACCTGATGGTGGGCCATATTGACACCTTGATAAATAATCGCAGAGAGAATCGCCAGAACACTGACAAATTTCCAGCGAGGCTGAGGACCCTGCTTCAAAAAGGCACCTATAAAGTGAGCTCCAAGAAGCGCAAAGAGAGGCGCCATAGGCATGAGGAAGTGATAATAGCCACCTGAGGCAAAAGCACCTCGCCAGAAAATGAGCGAATGCACCACAAAATACATGATGTAGGTGAGGAGCGGCAGACTCCATTGAGCCCAGCGCCCCTTCAATTTAAGCAGGCCGCAAGCTGAGAGGATGATGGAGAATAAGCCTACCCCACCAATCAGCAGAGGCACGTAGTGGTAGATTGGTCCACTGCCATACATGTCTGTTGGCTTGGGAGCAAAATAGATCTCGTATGGCTTGCTACCCTCAATGAGATAGGCAGCCAAGTTATAGCAAATAATCGCTGATACAGTGCTTAGTCCGTACAGGCTATCTCGTCCCAGAGCCTTAAACACATCCTTGTCTGAGCAACGACCCTGCACCGCTTCAATGCATCTACGGCCAAAGCCTCCCTCTTGGGAGGTTACCCAGAGACCCCAGAGCCCTGTGATGAGGATGCCTTCGTGACGAATTAAGGACAGATAACCAAAGCAGAATCCAGCCCAGTGCCAGTATTTCCTGTTAAGACCAAACCAGATTCCCAGAATCCAGAAGAGCATGAACGGAGTCTGCGTTAGCACTGGATAAGACAGTTCAGGAAACCAAGATTGAAACAGCATCAGGACTGGGATTGCCCATACTGCGGTAATTTTGAGTTTCTTAGCTACCAAGGCGGTAATCCAGATGGATACCAGCGCCAAGCCAAAGGTGTACAAACGCGTGGCGGTGAACCCGAGCGGAGCAGCCACAAAATGCACCATGTTTCTTCCCGGACGAGTCCAGTGATTGAAGATTTGCTCATGATTCTCCCACACGCTGCGAGAGAACAGATAATGACTCAACTCATCGTCCAGAATCCATCCCGTATTATTGAATAGACGATACAGGATCCATGTGATGCCAAGTGCCAAGCCCCCCCATAAAAAGGAGAGTTTCATCGCGCGTAGGCTTTTCTGACCAACAGGGTTGCTCATGACGCTAGGGTGTGTGGTTTAGAGGTGTAAAAAACCTCAATGCTAGCGTTCGGCTACAGAGAGTTGGCCGTTATTATCGAGAACCATGACATTCTTGTTTCGTCTCCAGATGCCATATTTAAAGATGCAATAGATCGCTCTCACGCCATCCTTCCAGCCGATGTGCTTGCCCTCACTGAATGAGCGTGGGTAGTAAGAAATAGCCACTTCCATGACGCGCAGTCTCCTACGTGCAATTTTTGCGGTAATCTCAGGCTCAAACCCAAATCGATTCTCCTCCACTTCGATATTTTGGATCACCTCGCGCTTGAAGGCTTTGTAGCAGGTCTCCATGTCAGTCACATAGAGATCCGTCGCCATATTGGAAAGCGTGGTTAAAAAGCGGTTACCCATCGTATGCCAGAACCTAAGGACGCGTCTTGGATTGTCTCTGAGATAGCGGGAGCCATAGCAAACATCACATTTCCCTTCGATCAGAGGAGTTACAACGAGCTCAAATTCATTGGGGTCGTATTCCAAGTCAGCGTCTTGCACAATAACATAGGGTAACGTGGCGCCTTGGAAACCTGTCCGCAGAGCAGCTCCCTTGCCCTGATTGACTTCGTGACGAAGAAGGTGAACCGCAGGCTCACTTTCAGAAATTTTGGAAACGATTTCTGCAGTCTTGTCCTTTGAGCAGTCATCGACAACGATCACCTCGCCTACCAAATCGACCTGGAGAACTGCCTCAATGACTTGGGCGACAGTCTTCTCCTCATTGTAAGCTGGAATAACAACAGTTAAGGGTTTTGCAGTGCTAGTAGTAGATGTCATCGATCAAGACTTTTGGGATAAAGGAGATTCACCACACTAACGGGCGAATACCAAGAATTTTCGAGCAATAAAGTTCACCAGAGCGGAGCTCACAGCAAAGGCTCCGACGGCGACAAGGTTCGGGTACCCTGCATTGATCATCCACATTTTACCAACTTCCCCACCGCAAAAACTGATGGCTGAGACGAGAGTGAAGATCATAAGCTCTCTCCATGGGTCATGCTTGCCAGGAGTGAAGACAAAGAATCGGTTGGTAAAATAAGCAAATAAGTTGGATGGGATAAATGCTGCAAATAAAACCCATCTCACATTAACTTGCTTTACCTCAATAGGCAGATCATCAGACATGTACTCAGGCGCAAACACCCGAAACCCTTGCACCACCAACAGCAGGACGATCATCGACAGCACGCCGCAGAAGGCATACTTAAAGAACTGTGCCCACAAAGGGCCCTCTTTGAGCTTAAGCTCTTGAAAAATGATTCTAGGCTGAAGCGGCACCTCACCTAAGACGGGGAGAACAATGGAGAGGCTATGTTTACGCTCACTGGCCATAATGCATAAAAAACGCAGCTGGTATAGTCACACAGCTGCGTCTGTAAACATTGAATTGGTGTCAAGATTAGCCACCGATCTCAGTGCGGCCTGAAAGTGATGCACCCTCTTCCATGCTGAGCATCTTGGTTTTGATGTCGCCCTCAAGCTTGGAGTTAGTCTTGAGTTCGCAGCGATCGGATTGGATGGTGCCTTCGACTTTCCCGTAAAGCTTCACTTCGCCAGCCTTGATATCACCTTTGATCTGAGCATTCTCACCAATGGTAACCTTACCTTTATCAGAAGCGATTTCACCTTCGATTTTACCATCAATGATCATATCATTTGAGAACTTGATGGAACCAGTGATCTCGATTCCGCTTGCCAGAACGTTGGTTGCATTTGCCATAACTAAACGTAAATCAGCACAGATCCCTTCAGAGAGCAAATCTATTATTTCAGTCGCGTGCTTTTTTATGAAAAAACTTTCATCAGGCCTCTTCTGATTCCTCTTCGAGGACGAATTCCGCCCAGGCAATCTCTTCATTCAAGACTTCGAGAGCAGCATCCATCAATGCGTCGAGGTCAGGCTCATCACTCTGGAAGTGAAAGCCAAGCAAAGCGCCTCCATGGACAATAGGCGGCTCTTCTTCATCAAGATCGGACTCACGTACGTAATACCAATCCAAGATGCCCTCACGAACATTTGGGTTCCACTGAGCAACGAGTTCAAGGATGGCAATAGGATCATCATCGCCAGCATCGCGCTGATTAGCAAGATCCTCCCCATCACATTCCAGCCCTGCTACCATATCAATTTGAATGGTTGACTGATTTTCGCCGAGCAATTCTTCAATGTCAGTGAAGTCTGGTGAATCTTTAGAGATGATTTTCATACGCGCCGAAGGTCATACATCCCCCCTCGATCTGCAAGGTAGATTTACCCCTAGCAGCATAAAAAAGGAGATGCTCTCGCATCTCCTGGAGTAAATTCTATTGTTAGTCTGGCTGGATCAGACAGTCATGACTTCCTTCTCCTTCGCAGCAGTCTCTTCATCGATCTGCTTGACGAATTTGTCGGTAAGCTCCTGAACGCTCGCTTCGAAATCACGAAGACTGTCCTCGGTAAGCACGTTGTCGTTCTTCATCTTCTTGCCTGAGTCCATGCCCTCCTTGCGGCAGCCACGGATACGAACCTTGGTATCTTCACTGATGGTACGCACACGCTTCACCATTTGCTGGCGGCGCTCTTCGGTAAGCTCAGGAATAGGAAGACGAAGAGTCTTTCCTTCATTGACTG
Above is a genomic segment from Rubritalea squalenifaciens DSM 18772 containing:
- a CDS encoding glycosyltransferase family 2 protein → MTSTTSTAKPLTVVIPAYNEEKTVAQVIEAVLQVDLVGEVIVVDDCSKDKTAEIVSKISESEPAVHLLRHEVNQGKGAALRTGFQGATLPYVIVQDADLEYDPNEFELVVTPLIEGKCDVCYGSRYLRDNPRRVLRFWHTMGNRFLTTLSNMATDLYVTDMETCYKAFKREVIQNIEVEENRFGFEPEITAKIARRRLRVMEVAISYYPRSFSEGKHIGWKDGVRAIYCIFKYGIWRRNKNVMVLDNNGQLSVAER
- a CDS encoding GtrA family protein, which translates into the protein MASERKHSLSIVLPVLGEVPLQPRIIFQELKLKEGPLWAQFFKYAFCGVLSMIVLLLVVQGFRVFAPEYMSDDLPIEVKQVNVRWVLFAAFIPSNLFAYFTNRFFVFTPGKHDPWRELMIFTLVSAISFCGGEVGKMWMINAGYPNLVAVGAFAVSSALVNFIARKFLVFAR
- the frr gene encoding ribosome recycling factor, whose protein sequence is MEPQEVLEELEMSMEQAVEYMGSEFASVRTGKASPALVDGVVVEVKAYGSKMKLRELAVITTPEPRQILIQPYDASTINDIDRAIREAQLGFNPVNEGKTLRLPIPELTEERRQQMVKRVRTISEDTKVRIRGCRKEGMDSGKKMKNDNVLTEDSLRDFEASVQELTDKFVKQIDEETAAKEKEVMTV
- a CDS encoding bactofilin family protein; this encodes MANATNVLASGIEITGSIKFSNDMIIDGKIEGEIASDKGKVTIGENAQIKGDIKAGEVKLYGKVEGTIQSDRCELKTNSKLEGDIKTKMLSMEEGASLSGRTEIGG